The genomic interval CCTTCCCCAACGGCACTGATGTGATCGTGCGCAACCAGGTGCGCCTGGCCGAGGTCTGGATGGATGACTACAAAAAAATATTCTATCGCATGAACAAAAAGGCAGCAGCAATAGCTCAAGAGGTACGATGAGGTCTGTCTGATTTAGGGTAaaactgtgtgttttgtgggacGGCATGTCTATATGCATTTGCTGGTTATAATGTATCAGAATTGACATATTCAAAACTGCTTCGCCATCTGTTCAATAACCATCGCCATCTGTGTCAGTGTTTGGTTTGTCTAATTCTAcctcttattatgaccgcccggcaagCCAGCCAAgctataggtttagtcagatttgtgtttttttttttttttttttttttttttatttatttattttttgttttgatctgtagccccccccgctgtactggaccccccgaaaggagggtagggcagacacagttttctgtgaatatcttgagaaccgtagggcctaggatgaccaattttttccgtatgtttgcctccaggggtcatgttaacccattccatgtgcacacatgtgcataaacagatacacacgcacacacatacattcacagtaatcatacgtatgacacatactcacacagtagacatatgtacgcatgcatgcacatgcacaaacacacatacgcaggcaaacacacaagcacacacacacacccacacccacacacataaacataaacatgtacacgcacacatgcacacaattcaacaatttctcagaattatgaacaggcaagatgggggtggggttgtataaaatgaattttacatgtgaaatctatgaactaatcatgttttggtacttgttgtctagcagataccagtgagaattgagtgtggataatgcaatttagtgagacagttagaatcatataggcctttcagcgtgatttatttttgtggaaaaaatgtgctggactgggcggcggtcatattttgtaccactctgcggtgCATCTAGTTTAACATGTTtcttatttatcttttttttttgttgtatttttCAGAATGCTTACGGTGACATTTCAGAGCGGCTCAGACTCAAAGAGAGATTGAACTGTAAAAATTTCACCTGGTACCTGAACCATGTCTACCCAGAGGCTTATGTCCCTGACCTGACCCCAGCTCTCTTTGGAGCGGTAATTGTACTACCACAGCTGACGTCTGACTACTCATAACCTTAGCACTGGATtttacaatgaaaacaatgcaaAGTGTGCTTTTATCAGTCCAAAAGACACTTTTTGTGAAGGGTGTCAATACTTTTGACCCTGTCAGTTTGACAGTATTCACTTCCCGCAGCATTTTGGTGatattttgtgttgaatttggggaAACCaattgttgtttcagttgtgttgagctattgaaatggtcctggtttgtttgttttctcaaaaaaggtgtgtgtattttgcttAAAAAACAACATTTCTAAAGGGGTGACATGCAATACTCTTGTCAGTGACTGTAgtttttacttttaaaatggTGGACTAAAACTCATTTTGGTGAATAGGCAGACTTGAATGCCGACTGCCTGTCCAGAATGCCTGGTATTACACTATTTAGTTTTATTGTTCTGACCAACAACATAACCCTTTGGCTGTTCTCGAAttgacaaaaaaaggaaaatcctGCCTTGTGCTACTTTACACCTATACAACCTCAACATGAGCAATGTGCTTACCTGTTGACCTTACTTGCCGTGTGGTCATGTGGTGTACAGGTCAAGAACATGGGGTCAGAGACGTGTCTGGATGTTGGTCAGAAGAATCCACAAAAGCCTGTGATGATGTACCCGTGTCACAATTTGGGTGGCAACCAGGTACCAGATCCGTTTGTCTACAATTATGATGCCATTTATTGCCTCTGCCCTGTATTGCCTCATCTTAATGCATGAAAAACATGTAAATGAACAGTTATGTAATTGTATTTTGCttattgtatttttgtttttttcccaaagTGACAAACGTTTCATTACATGTTACagtattgtttgtttattaaggTAGCAGGAAAGATATGTGACTTAAGAGGCGCCCAATTATGTAGCAATTATGTTTAACGTCTTGACCATGTTTACAACTGAAATGGCTTTCTTATTAATTGCCACTTTTCCTCCACTACCTTGTTCCTTAGTATTTTGAGTTCACATCGCAACAGGAACTGCGTCACAGTGTAGTGTGTCTGCACGCTACCTTGGATTCAGAGCCTGTCAGGATGGACCCATGCACCTATAAGGGCAAAGGGACAGAGGTGACACCCCAGCAAGAGTGGGTCCTTACCCTCATACTCCCAAAGGTGACTGATGAGTCAGGGTCTGAAGTGATCCTCTGTGTATATTTTTAGTGATAAACTGTTTGTAAAGGCTGTGCAATAGTGTGGAGGATGCCAAAATAGTCCTAAATTGCTCTAGGCAACAGACTACTTTATGTACTCACTGTACCATTGATTGGGGACAAGCATTTAGATTGTAAACATATATCTACGCAAAAACAATGCACACATTTTCCATATTCTTCACCAGTGGTTTTGTAACTGTAGTAACCTTAGTAACCTGAGCACTTAACTGATGTGGTATGTGTTGTGGACTACTTTTAGATGTTCCTTCTGAAAAATGCCATTCTGGAGAAATGCTTAACCCTGGAAGGAGGCAAAGTGGTTATGAAGCGATGTGACCTCGCACATTCGTACCAGCACTGGACATTCATCTGATCATACTCATATAGTCATTGGCATAAGACAAAAAAGGCAAAGCAACTGCAGGTATATACATATGCCTGTCCCACACTGGTTAGACTGTGATTCTGGGCAATTTGTTAATTTATGtataataaaatgtaaaataaaatgtctCTCCCCTATTAAAAGTCTAGCCTATATTTTCATTTGCTTGACATATTTCACTGTACATTCTAAAATTGAAAACAATTCAAAGCTATTTAAGTTGTTGTAACAATCATTCAGCCTTAGGCGGCGCCATGTTACAGCAGAAAATGAAGCGCTGAACTAATAGGCCTATAATGAATGGTGTAAGTGACCATTTCACTTACTGCTTTTTAAAGGTCGGGTCTGAAGTTCATTTGTTAGGCTGCTTCTTCAAATTGGCTATGCGTTTTCGTGGCTTACGATATATAATTGTAACTTTAGTGATGTTTCTTTACAATATgggctgtttgtgtttctcaAGGATTGCATCTGTCTGCATTTCTTGTTGAGTCATTATTACGCTAAAATCAAATAATGTTTTACATCATATCGGAGCCTGGGACTGGCTCTTTGACAGTAGATTTCCCGGCTGCCCCATCTGAAGACTCGGAAGATGGAACAGTGATTCGTATTGGCTGTTCAAAAGTTCACATAAATGTAATAGTGTCATAAGCCTGCCAATCAAATGAGTGACTAGTGTTTGATTGGGAGTTTAGCTTCGTGTGTTTCACTAGATCCCCGCCCTCGTTGCTTTTCTCTGAGCGACTGCCAGGGGCCGCTGCCACTGCTAATGTGACGTCACTGATGCTACAGTGATGGGAAGTCGAGCGAGCGCTGGTGAGTTGTTCTCTAAACCAATAAAATTGCAGAAGTCAGAAGCAGGAAACTATTTTCAAGAAATAAACTGCATGTAGTTTTAGGCTGGGTTTATGGTTTGGTCATTAAACGAAAGCGTTCAAGCTGCGTTCTTAAGGCTAGATTATTCAGGACCTTGTATAAGTAGCCTATATCGATGGTGTTTTGGGCTATTTCATCCTTTTGTCCGCCTTTTTGAGTGAAGATTGAATGAATCAGCTAGTTAGCTGTGAGTTGGTGCGTTGACATCCTATTCTTCAGTCAAGTGGACTCATTTGACAGCAACCAGTTAGCCAGCTAGCGTCGTTACAACACTTTCGCATCAGTCTGTCAAGGTAAATATAAGTAGCCTACAACGTAACTACCCAAACTGTCATCCTGTACATCAGCATGATGGTACAAAAACTGAATAGTATGGTCTGTAGTATAAGTTCCGTGTGAATGAGAAGCACTATGCCATCGCAAACAACCCAGCTTGTTTTTGTGACCGTGATGCTAAATGTGTCCAGTCTGCAGTAACTTATGGTCCAGTGTAGTCAAGCTGAGCCTTTTAAATAGGGGATTGGACTGCGGATTTTGCTAATAACATTAGCCTCCACCAGGTTAGTTAGTTGAGTTACAGTGAGAGTTCACTCAGTCATTTCTGCGTCAGCAATGCGAGAAATACAACTGTTATATTCAGATGAGAAGTTAATAAAATGTGTAAACATAGAATATCTGGAACTTTCTAACACGCCCACCTCCATCCTACCTTACGATTTTTAGAAAGACCTCACACTGTACAAATAATCGTCCAGCAACAGCCTGGTAGGTGCGCAGCCGCAGTACTTTGTGTTTTCTGACAtagcatttgagtgtgtgtttgtttgtcatcaGGTGTTCTCCAGTTATGTAGTTTTTGTGTGAATTGTATCTCTGAGGATTTGTGACATCCCTAGTTGTTGACCATTCTTGTTTGATGTGTAGTGGTTTCGTTCTCTGCTATGAAAGCATAATTAGACCACACCATACCCCTTTGACTAGACTAGAGCATTTAATCAAAGCTAGTGTTGCACTTTCATGACTAGTatagtggtgtttgtgttttctatGCTTATGACGGCCTGTGTTTCATGTATTTAGGTGGTATTCATTTCTATGATCGTTTTGACGATTCTTACAGTATGTTGACGTTTTTCCTCTCAGAGAAGATGAGTCTGCCTCTGTCCCGATCCGAAGTGTTTGGGGAGCTCCGGAAAGAACTTTATGATGATGAGACGTTCCATCAGTCGGACGTTCACATCTTTATCATCATGGGTGCttcggtgagtgtgtgtgtgtctttgcatatgTGAGTGAGACTGCCgttcctcataacttgtcatgCACTGGTAATAAGTTGGTATGCATAAGATGCATGCAGTACAAAGTCAAGACAGATATGCGTCTCTTGTAGTAGCTAATGATGCACATATCATAAATGAAATCTCCTCATTAGCATGACTGGTAATGACTTTTTCTCCCTGGCTGTCATTTTAATTGTGTCATACTGGACTTCAGAGGCCAAGGAAAGGAggaagtgagagtgagaaactAGAAAGAATTCAagaacaacctttttttccttcatgaaTGAGGAAATGTTCTGAAGATAAGCAATTCTCAGGTTGTGTAATACAGGAGCCCAGCAATACTTACTTGACCAGACACACAAGTGTTTCAAGGTCTTGTGTCGCTTGGTTGGCCAATTACATTTAGAACTGACAATCATTTGCTCACTCGTACAGGGTGACAAAATGTGATCTCCATAGGGTGAGAGGAAGCTGGGCAAGAGAACCTCCAGTAACCTTCAGTTGTCCAGTAATTGTACTGGAAGAGAAGGTTATGGTTGTATACAAAGCAAAACTACTTACACAGTTAATGTAAATTAATGCGTAATTAATTAGTTATGATGTTGGGGACCACATTTGGTTACATTTAACagtaacaaacagaaaaaacgACCAAATAACAAATGTCTTTGTATGTATCCAAAGTAAAGAGTTTCTTTCTAATTTAGTCAAGTCATGGTGAGATTGTAGGTGTTGAGGCAGCATTGTGTTTTGAATGGAGAAACCCGATCCTTCCTCTGTGTCCCTGATGACTATCACTAATCTCCACCAGGGCCTGGCCTGGCTGCACAAATAAACTGTATTTATCTACCTTCCTCCTTTGCtctttataaaaataaaaataaacttttCCTTTCAAAAGTGGGCAGATGGAGCCAGTTTGTGCAATAATAGGTAGTAATGatatatcagggccatatcaagGTCATGCAGCGTAATCAgtgcttttttttgtatgtaggCCTGAGGGCTCTCCCTCATTTACCTCGATCCAGGTTAAGGTCACTAGAATTTCACCTTGTGctgttttcttgtgtgtgtgtgtgtgtgtgtgtgtgtgtgtgtgtgtgtgtgtgtgtgtgtgtgtgtgtgtgtgtgtgtgtgtgtgtgtgtacacacagacTTTCATGCACAGCTAAAAAGTATCCTATGCAAATCACAATGCAGGAAGAGAATGTGGACATTTCTAAACTCTGTTCAGTACTGAATGACCAAGGAGACTGATTCAGTTACCTGACTGATTCATCTCTCATAACTTACTAATAGCTTTTggttttaacattttctttttcctatgtCTTCCAAGAAAGCTTTGTCAGACTTTGTCTTTTTGACTTTGAAAGCTTTGTCAGACTTGTAATATCACTCTACCTATACTACTTACACCAATATGTACCTGTACGTGGAAGTAGAAGTTGCAACTAAGCATACAAGCTTTGTGGTAATATTGGTTGAGTCCATATGTTCACAAATGTGTGGAAAGTCTAAGTAGTTCCTATACTTGGCAACGCCCCTTTGAGTGCTGAGATTTACTGGGACAGTGGGAGGGGACAAGAGAGCTGAAGTTTGCCTCGTCACCCTGAGAAGGCATTTGAATGTGAGGAGAGTTGCTTGACCAGGACTGTGTCTGATTGTTTTGTCACATCTACTCGTGAAACACATGTGGTCTACAGGGTCATAACGCAGACAGTTCATCTGAAGTATGACTTGACCTATAATAAGGAACTGTATGGCATGTGATTTGTTTTATGGAGCCTTGCTGAGGGATAGGCCTTGTACTTGCATACAGAAACAAAATAGCTTTTTATGCTGTCTGTGTTAGAGGGTGTGCTTCTTTGCTGTTGTGTCACTTTGTTTGCTTACAGTTGGAGATTGCTACGGTCATTAGCTACCTGACTCTGCAGTTTTCACAGCCACAGTTTGCCACAGTTTCATGTGGGCTATTTCTCAATGGGATTACAGTTTGTTGGGAAAGAGGTTATGAGGCCAAATGTGCTGCTCTGTTGCCTGACAGAGATGTCTCTAGTATGAGGTTATTTGAGTTGAAGTATTGTGAATGACATGCTACAGCACCTGTTTAGTGCTCTACGGCTGACCCACTGTCAAAGCCATGATTCATGTTGCAGGAAAATATGGACATTCTGATCCTCATGTTTTGCCTTTTGTTTTTTCCTTAGGGGGACCTTGCCAAAAAGAAAATCTACCCAACGCTATGGTGGgtctttgtgtttctgttgTCGACATTCATCCCAAAACCTAGACACCATTTGCTTTGTCACACAAGAATTATTTAACATGCTCAAACATGTGCAAcatgtttctttctttcatgtCTATAACTccaacaaatacacaaattcCAAGCAATATAAAGATATTTGTTGTCCTAAAAGGCCTGAAACGgtgtgcaaaaaaaatataattaattgtGTTTAcctagtttttttattttattttatttaccacAAAAAAACGGTACATCTTTTTGCACTGTGCACCTTTCATGGTCCATGTTGAAGGTGCAGCCTGTCTGACCCTCAGctctcctgtgtctgtgtgcaggtggTTATTTAAGGATGGGCTTCTCCCAGAGCAGACATACTTTGTGGGCTTTGCTCGGTCCGACCTGACTGTGGACGCCATTCGGACTGCCTGTCTGCCACACATGAAGGTATACAATATACATCTTtcttgtcctgtgtgtgtgtgtgtgtgtgtgtgtgcttgagagtgCTGTTACATGCAGGCACCATCTGTGCGTACATTATCTTATCTGAGCAATAAATTATCTTTACTCCCTTAAAGACCTCACttactccctccctctgttttgATACCCCAACTTGACCCCCCCACCAGGTGGAGGAGTCTGAAACGGAACGCATGGAGGCGTTCTTCAAGCGGAACTCCTACGTGAGTGGCAAGTACAACGAAGATGCCTCTTTCACCAAGCTGCACGAAAACCTGCTGTCGCTGCCCAGTGGCAGTGAGGCCAACCGGCTCTTCTACCTGGCGCTGCCGCCCAGCGTCTACCACGACGTTACCAAGAACATCCGCCATCACTGCATGGCCACCAAGTGAGTCCAACACAACGACTGGGAAAAGACAGCATGGCATCGTGCACCTCAATCATGTCAAGATGAGCGCTACCATAAGCTAGACTCTCAAGCTACACTCAAGCATAAATacctatatatatgtgtgtgtgtgtgtgtgtgtgtgtgtgtgtgtgtgtgtgtgtgtgtgtgtgtgtgtgtgtatgtatgtatgtatgtatgtatgtatgtatgtatatatatatatatatatatatatatatatatatatatatatatatatatatatatatatatatatatatatatatatatatgtatgtatgtatgtatgtatgtgtgtgtgtatgtgtatatatatatatatatatatatatatatatatatatatatatatatatatatatatatataatatgtgtgtgtgtgtgtgtgtgtgtgtgtgtgtatatatatatatatatatatatatatatatatatatatatatatatatatatatatatatatattgatattatgtgtgtgtgtgtgtgtgtgtgtgtgtgtgtgtgtgtgtacatatatatatatatatatatcgcacacacacaccgatcaaATCAAATCTGCTGCATAGTGAATTTCCTTCCAGTTTCTCCACCTTTTGAATTTGTCTTGCAATACCGATACATAAGTCTGGGTCTGTTGGTTGGAGACAGAAACTCATCTCATTTGATTTGGGCCCTTGATGTAATTGCTATCTAATGAGGAAGTCTCTGGAACATAGATAATTATTATTGGAGCTAGTATCATCATCCTGCTACTTGCTCAGGCTCTGAATGATCACAGTGTCACTAACGAATGACTCATATTAGCTTGTAGTGCTAAATGCATAACACTGTAAGGTTTCTTGGATCACTGTGTTCTTAAAGAGTAATATTTCTGGCCTAAATATGTATTGCCTCAAGGACTGCCTGGGCGGATATGCATTATTATTGATCACTAGTCTTGTAATAGCTTTGCCATTATGGTGAGATTGCATTTCTGGATGGGTTGAATGGGGTTTTTAAGtgataatttctctctctctctgtgtttgtttcaggGGTTGGAACAGAGTGATTGTTGAGAAACCCTTTGGTCGAGACCTCCAAAGTTCAGAGGAGCTGTCCAATCATCTCTCCTCGCTGTTCACAGAAGACCAGATCTACCGCATTGACCACTACCTGGGCAAAGAGATGGTGCAGAACCTCATGGTCCTCAGGTAGAACATCTCCCAGTGCTTTTTTCCCTTATTGTTAAATTTTTCATCTAATGACTGCAAGTTCATACATATGTTGTAGACTTGAATTTGCTGTATTATGATGATATTTTTACACTCATAACTGTATCTGTTAGATTTACTGTCTCTCCCCAATTGCTCATTTTCCTTccttggttgtcaagaacaccTGTGATCTTTTGCATAATAAAGGCTGTGtaataattctctctctctctctctctctctctctctctctctctctctctctctctctctctctctctctctctctctctctctctctctctctctctctctctctctctctctctctctctctctctctctctctctctctctctctctctctctctctctctctctctctctgcatgtctcTGTAGGTTTGGCAACCGTATATTTGGTCCCATCTGGAACAGAGACAGTGTTGCCAGTGTGGTACTGACCTTCAAAGAGCCGTTTGGCACACAGGGCCGTGGCGGCTATTTCGACGACTTTGGCATCATCCGGTACGTGACAGCCTTGTGTCATAATCCTCAGATTAGTTAAGACCACTTAATATGATTATTAGACTTAAGACATTATAACAAATCAccccattacatttaattacccCCCTGGTGTATTACCTTTCGTGCCGagccatttatttttatttacgaCTAATCATATTTATCACTAATCATAAATCACAAtttatgggcagccgtggcctactagttagcacttcggacctgtaaccggagggttgccggttcgaaccctgaccagtaggcacggctgaagtgcccttgagcaaggcacctaacccctcactgctccccgagcgctgctgttagtgcaggcagctcactgcgccggtattagtgtgtgcttcacctcactgtgtgtatgctgtgtgtgtgtttcattaattcacggattgggataaatgcagagaccaaatttccctcacgggatcaaaagaatatatatacttatacttatacttatacttaatcaCTAGACCTAGACTAGAAAACTAGATGTTTGTCTCAAATCTGCTGTCTGACATTAATCTCTCTCTGACCAGCGATGTCATGCAGAACCACCTTCTCCAGATGCTTTGTCTGGTTGCCATGGAGAAGCCCGCCTCCACCAGTTCCGACGATGTTCGAGATGAGAAGGTAACCGACATCAAAACGAAATTACAAACACAGATGTTCTTCATTAGGAAGCTGCTAATGccccgtccctctctctctggcttgtctgtctgtctctggcgCTTGTGTCTCCCCCTGCAGGTGAAAGTGCTGAAGTGCATCACACCACTGACGCTGGACAACGCAGTGCTGGGGCAGTACGTGGGGAacccagagggagagggagacgcaAAGCTGAGCTACCTGGATGACCCCACGGTCCCCAAAGGATCCACCACTGCTACCTACTGCGCTGCAGTCCTCTACGTCCACAACGAGCGCTGGGATGGTAGGAGTCTGCTGAGACGTGCTCTTTGTTTTCGTGTCAGTTTGCTGCCTTACATTATGTCATGAGTCCAGCCACTCTTCTCTCCTGCACCGGTCAGCTTCCTCCTCTTTTCATTTACTTCCACCTTTTTGCTTTCATCCCTTTCTTTTtcatctcttctcccctcctccgtCATACATTTCTCTATTCCTCTTTTCAttcatcctcttctctttttctttcaccATTTCTTGATTTCCTTACTTCCTCCTCCAGTcctgacctctctctcctctcttcctctcctgaaGGTGTGCCGTTCATCCTGCGGTGTGGTAAGGCTCTGAACGAGCGGAAGGCGGAGGTGCGGTTGCAGTTTAAGGACGTACCGGGTGACATCTTCAGCTCGCAGTGCCGGCGGAACGAGCTGGTGGTGCGCGTGCAGCCCAATGAGGCCATCTACGCCAAGATGATGACCAAGAAGCCCGGCGTCTACTTCAGCCCAGAGGAAACTGAGCTGGACCTCACCTACCGAAGCAGATATAAGGTCCAGTGTTAGAAATGTTTCATGTGATGATGGACTTTTTTCTAtctttagtaaaaaaaaaatgtttgaaatTTATCAACCAGAATTTGTGCTGGataatcactcacacactgccATCCATGTCTACATTttaaagtatgtgtgtatacagtatgtccaGGGATTGACTGGGCAAATTGTGGCTGCATTAAATCCCATCACTGAAATCCAATTGAAACGTCTGACTTGATAAACAAGATTAACTTACCGAGTCAGCCTCCTCTCAACCTAAACCAAAAGCGGTGGGGGGAATTCCACATGCATGGGACGTTTACTGACCACcaagtccatgtgtgtgtgtgtgtgtgtgtgtgtgtgataaagtcACAGCTTGTCACTTTATAAATGTGCATtattcttcacacaggatgtcaAACTGCCTGATGCATATGAGCGTCTGATCCTGGATGTGTTTTGTGGGAGTCAGATGCACTTTGTGCGCAGGTCAGTCAGTCCTACTACCTCTCACAACATTATTTCATTTATGTGGTATAGTTTATTATAGTTGAAGGCTATGCTTAAGATGTTTCCATGTATATATCTGTTCTCAAATGTCACGAAAGTACAACTATAATTGTCTGTAGGAGCTGAAAGCTAAAGTTACATATGTTTTCCCACAAGGTGGTGCAAATGAGCTGTCTTGCTGTGTCGCAGTAGGGAtattatggtgtgtgtatggtggtgaGAGTTTTGCTTTTGTTTCTGTTGAATAGTGATGAGCTCAGGGAAGCCTGGAGGATCTTCACTCCCCTTCTTCATCagatagaaaaagagaagacCCCTCCCATAAAATATACATATGGAAGGTAAGCCTTCATAGCTTGAGTATATTTATTTTCGGACTTAAACTGACCGTAatattgatctctctctctctctctcaacaaatCGCCCTTATTCAAAAAGACTGATTGCCACTACGCATAAATAAGGTTACGGGCGGATCCAATAAGCAGGAAATTGTGCTGGTTCAATGCAGATGAAGGCCGTTTAACTTAACTTAATCTGGCAAAATAATAAGAGTGTATATTACAGAAAGAAACCCAACATATGAGATTCATTCACTCTGTATTGTAATGCAACTTAACTCGCCCACTTCGGCGACAACTGAAGGCCCGACACATAATTAACAACACAGTTTCACAATGCCCCAACAAATaccccccagagttcagtgcccaATAGTCCTGACATCAATCAGATGACTCAAACGTG from Alosa alosa isolate M-15738 ecotype Scorff River chromosome 4, AALO_Geno_1.1, whole genome shotgun sequence carries:
- the g6pd gene encoding glucose-6-phosphate 1-dehydrogenase isoform X2, with product MGSRASAEKMSLPLSRSEVFGELRKELYDDETFHQSDVHIFIIMGASGDLAKKKIYPTLWWLFKDGLLPEQTYFVGFARSDLTVDAIRTACLPHMKVEESETERMEAFFKRNSYVSGKYNEDASFTKLHENLLSLPSGSEANRLFYLALPPSVYHDVTKNIRHHCMATKGWNRVIVEKPFGRDLQSSEELSNHLSSLFTEDQIYRIDHYLGKEMVQNLMVLRFGNRIFGPIWNRDSVASVVLTFKEPFGTQGRGGYFDDFGIIRDVMQNHLLQMLCLVAMEKPASTSSDDVRDEKVKVLKCITPLTLDNAVLGQYVGNPEGEGDAKLSYLDDPTVPKGSTTATYCAAVLYVHNERWDGVPFILRCGKALNERKAEVRLQFKDVPGDIFSSQCRRNELVVRVQPNEAIYAKMMTKKPGVYFSPEETELDLTYRSRYKDVKLPDAYERLILDVFCGSQMHFVRSDELREAWRIFTPLLHQIEKEKTPPIKYTYGSRGPAEADELLKRVGFRYAGTYKWVEPNKL
- the g6pd gene encoding glucose-6-phosphate 1-dehydrogenase isoform X1, with product MGSRASAERPHTVQIIVQQQPEKMSLPLSRSEVFGELRKELYDDETFHQSDVHIFIIMGASGDLAKKKIYPTLWWLFKDGLLPEQTYFVGFARSDLTVDAIRTACLPHMKVEESETERMEAFFKRNSYVSGKYNEDASFTKLHENLLSLPSGSEANRLFYLALPPSVYHDVTKNIRHHCMATKGWNRVIVEKPFGRDLQSSEELSNHLSSLFTEDQIYRIDHYLGKEMVQNLMVLRFGNRIFGPIWNRDSVASVVLTFKEPFGTQGRGGYFDDFGIIRDVMQNHLLQMLCLVAMEKPASTSSDDVRDEKVKVLKCITPLTLDNAVLGQYVGNPEGEGDAKLSYLDDPTVPKGSTTATYCAAVLYVHNERWDGVPFILRCGKALNERKAEVRLQFKDVPGDIFSSQCRRNELVVRVQPNEAIYAKMMTKKPGVYFSPEETELDLTYRSRYKDVKLPDAYERLILDVFCGSQMHFVRSDELREAWRIFTPLLHQIEKEKTPPIKYTYGSRGPAEADELLKRVGFRYAGTYKWVEPNKL
- the g6pd gene encoding glucose-6-phosphate 1-dehydrogenase isoform X3, yielding MSLPLSRSEVFGELRKELYDDETFHQSDVHIFIIMGASGDLAKKKIYPTLWWLFKDGLLPEQTYFVGFARSDLTVDAIRTACLPHMKVEESETERMEAFFKRNSYVSGKYNEDASFTKLHENLLSLPSGSEANRLFYLALPPSVYHDVTKNIRHHCMATKGWNRVIVEKPFGRDLQSSEELSNHLSSLFTEDQIYRIDHYLGKEMVQNLMVLRFGNRIFGPIWNRDSVASVVLTFKEPFGTQGRGGYFDDFGIIRDVMQNHLLQMLCLVAMEKPASTSSDDVRDEKVKVLKCITPLTLDNAVLGQYVGNPEGEGDAKLSYLDDPTVPKGSTTATYCAAVLYVHNERWDGVPFILRCGKALNERKAEVRLQFKDVPGDIFSSQCRRNELVVRVQPNEAIYAKMMTKKPGVYFSPEETELDLTYRSRYKDVKLPDAYERLILDVFCGSQMHFVRSDELREAWRIFTPLLHQIEKEKTPPIKYTYGSRGPAEADELLKRVGFRYAGTYKWVEPNKL